Genomic DNA from Candidatus Eisenbacteria bacterium:
GCCATGCCGCGCGGCCTCGAGCGGCTCGCCGATCTCGCGGCGAACCTCTGGTGGTCCTGGCACTCCGAGGCGCGCGATCTCTTCCGGTCTCTCGACGACACACTCTGGCGTCGGACGCGGCACAACCCGCTCCGCTTCCTCCGGGAGATCGAGCCGGAGCGCCTCGAGGCCGCCGCGAGCGATCCCGACATCCGCCGCCGCTACGAGGGCGTGATGCGCGCGTTCGACCACGCGCTGCGCGGACGGACGCACTGGTGCGGCGAAAAGCACCCCGATATCGCGGAAGGGTGCGTCGCCTACTTCTCCGCCGAGTACGGACTGCACAACTCGCTTCCGCTCTACGCCGGCGGCCTCGGCGTGCTCGCGGGCGACGTGGCGAAGGAAGCGAGCGACCTCGGGATTCCGCTCGTCGGCATCGGCTACATGTACCCGCTCGGCTACTTCCGCCAGCACGTGAACGCGCAGGGACGGCAGGAAGAGGTGTACGAGAAGATCGACCGCGACCTGGCGCCGGTCTTCCCGGCGCGCGACCGCATCGGGAACCCGCTCCGGATCCAGCTCACGCTTCCCGACCGCACGCTCCACATCGCGGTCTGGAGCGTCTTCATCGGGCGCACGGTGCTCTATCTCATGGACACCGAGCTGGACGAGAACGCGCCCGCGGATCGCGAGCTGACGGGCCGCCTCTACGGCGGCGACCAGAACGCGCGCGTCCTCCAGGAGATCGTCCTCGGCGTGGGAGGCGTGCGGGTGCTCCGCGCGCTCGGGATCGAGCCCGCCGTGTGGCACGGCAACGAGGGCCACACGGCGATGATGATGCTCGAGCGCGTGCGCGAGAAGCTCGCGGCCGGCGTGGAGTTCGACCGCGCGGTCGAGAACGTGCGCGCGACCACGGTCTTCACGACCCACACGCCGGTGGCCGCCGGACACGACGCGTTCTCGTTCGACCTGGTGCGCGGCTACTTCAAGAGCATCGAGGGCTACGGCGAGCCGCTCGATCCGCACCGCGAGCGCCTCTTCGGCCTGGCCTCGCATCCCGCGCCCTGGGGGAACGCCTTCAACATGACCGCGCTCGCGCTCCGGTTGAGCGCGCACGCGAACGCGGTGAGCCGGAAGCACGGCGAGGTCTCGCGCGCGATGTGGACGTCGCTCTTCCCGGAGCGCACGCCCGAGGAGACTCCGATCCGGTCGGTGACGAACGGCGTCCACGTGCCCACCTGGACCGCGGGCGAGATGGACCGGCTCTTCCGGAAGCACATCGCCGAGAACTGGCTCGAGCGCCACGACGATCCCAAGCTCTGGGAGAGGGTCGCGAAGATCCCGGACGACGTCCTGTGGGAGACGAGGCGCCGCCTCAAGGCGGGGCTCTTCCATTTCCTCCACGACCGGATCCGCCAGCGGTGGGCCGCGCACGACCTCGAGGCCGACCAGGCGGTCGCGTTCGGCTCCCTCCTCGAGCCCGACGCCCTCACGCTCGGCTTCGCGCGCCGGTTCGCGTCGTACAAGCGCGCCACGTTGATCCTGCGCGACCCGGACCGGCTCCGCGCGATCCTCGACGATCTCCGCCGTCCGGTGCAGATCGTCTTCGCCGGAAAGGCGCATCCCGCCGACGAAGGCGGCAAGGACCTCCTGCAGGCCGTCTATCGCGCCGCGCGCGATCCCGCGCTCGCAGGGCGGATCGCGCTCCTCGAGGACTACGACATGCACGCCGCGCACTGGCTCGTGCAGGGCGTGGACGTGTGGCTCAACAATCCCCGGCCTCCCCTGGAGGCGAGCGGCACGAGCGGCATGAAGGCCGGCCTGAACGGCGTTCCGAGCCTGAGCGTTCTGGACGGCTGGTGGATCGAGGGGTACGACGAGACGAACGGCTGGGCGTTCGGAGGGGCCGCGGACGGGGATGAGGGAGACGCGCGCGACGCGAACGAGCTCTACGAAGTCCTCGAGAAGCGGATCGTGCCTCTCTACTACGACCGCGGCCCGGACGGGATTCCGCGAGGGTGGCTTCCCTTCGTCCGGCGCATCATGCAGACCACCATTCCCATGTTCGCCGCCCGGCGCATGATGAAGGACTACGTCACGCACATGTACGCGCCCGCGGCCGTGCCCGCGCCCTCCGAAACAAAGACCCGGGCCTAGATCGGCGCACTGCTGACCCCTTGGATGGAACGCAGTACGTTTCGTTAGCTTCATCCAACTGGCCGTACGGCCAGTTCCTTCGTTGACACTTGACACGAAGGTTGACGCCCTAGCGCATGCACCAAACGCGAGCTGGTTGTTTGACGAGAGGTCAACTCAACCTGCTGCGCAGCAACTTGAGAACTCCGCAAGTCCCTCGAGCTTTTCTCAGCATGCTCCAGAGCATGTTCGAGCTCGGCGACGACCGCGCGCTCGCGGGACCCCTGACCGGCACTCCTCTGCGGAGGCTCGCCGAAGGCGGTTTCCATCGCTCGCCCCATGAGCCCCAATTTCCTGTAAAGTCCTCCCCCCATGCCCTTTGGAATCGAAGTCCATGACCTGATCACGATCGGCCTCCTCGTCCTCCTCGAGGGGGCCCTGAGCGCCGACAACGCGCTCGTCCTCGCGGTCCTCGTGCTCCCGCTCCCGCCGGAGCAGCAGAAGCGCGCGCTCCGGTACGGGATCCTGGGCGCCTTCGCCTTCCGGATCATTTGCACGCTCTTCGCCGCGTATCTGATCGACCTGGACTGGGTGAAGCTGGTCGGGGCGCTCTATCTCCTCTACCTGCCCTTCAAGCACTTCACGCACCGCCCGGACGAGGTTCAGGCCGGCGCGCCTCGGGTGATCGCCACGATGTTCGGCCTTTCGGCCTTCTGGAGCACGGTGGTCCGGGTCGAGCTGACCGACATCGTGTTCGCGATCGACTCGATCCTGGTCGCGGTCGCCATGTCGCGAAAGCTCTGGGTCATCATCGCGGGCGGGGTCCTCGGGATCATCGCGATGCGGATGCTCATCGGGCAGCTCCTCGGAATCGTGCGCCGGTATCCCGCGATCGTGGACGGCGCGTACGTGATCGTCGCCTGGGTCGGCGTGAAGCTCATGATCGAGTACCTGCACGCGATCCACGTCATCGGCTGGGAGGTTCCGCGATGGCTCTCCATCACCATGGTGCTCGTGCTGTTCGGGGCCAGCGCCCTCTACGCCCGCTGGAAGGAGCGCCCGGCCTCGAAGCAGGACCCGAGGGTTCGCAAGGCACAGGACATGATCGAGAAGATGGAGCCATGAAGCGCGCACGGCGTCAGCGGCTCGGCGTCCCCGCCCTCGTGGCTGCCCTCGCGGCCGCGGGGGTCTTCGTGTTCCCTGGCCCTCGGGCCCTCGCTTGGGAAGGCCTCGCCCCCTACTCCGAGGAATCCTCGATCCTCGCCACCACGCCATCCACGGACGACGGCGCGATCGGCGCGATCTTCAACCCCGCGCAGTGGGGCGTCCTCGAACGCGGCGAGATGAGCTTCTTCTGGTCGGACGAGAACGTCCGTCCCAACCACATGGACAACTGGGGTCTCTCGTTCGGAGAAGGGCTCGGGGTGAGCGTCCGGCGCCGCGACGCGCGCACGCCGGAAGGATTCGCGGACGTCACCGACTGGCAGATCGGCATGGGAAGCGGCACCGGGGACACCTACGGCGGATTCGCCTTCGGATTCTCCGGTCCCGGCAAGGCGGCGTTCCAGCGCGAGAACTTCCTGAGCTTCGGGAGCATCACGCGTCCCGCGTCGTGGCTCACGTACGGCACCGACATCCGGTTCGCGCTGAGCGGCGGCGACATCGACGGCGTCGCCGACATCGGCATCCGGCCCCTGGGCGATCCGCGGCTCCTCCTCTTCGGCGACTACTCGCTGAGCCGCGGCGACCGCCTGGACGACGGTCCGCTCTCTGGAGGCGTCGCGATCCGGCCCATCCCGGGCCTCGAGGCCGCCGCGCGGTGGCGCGAGGACGACCGCGTCCAGGTCACGTTCGGGATCAATCTCCAGCGCACCGCGTTCCGCGCGGCGCCCCAGTACACGAGCGGGGATCTCGGGAGCACGAATTACGCGATCCGCTTCAATCCGCCCCAGCGCGGCTTCGATCTCGACGGGCGGCTGAACCGGAACCGCCGCTGGATCGAGATGGGCCTGAAGGGACATCCCGTCTACCAGGCGTACCGGTTCGGTGACAAGGAGGCCGTGCCGCTCCTGCCGCTCCTCGAGCGGATGCAGTTCGCGATCGACGACCCCACCGTGGGAGGCTTCATCGTCGATCTCTCCGGGTACGACGCGAACGCCTCGATGAGTTTCGAGATCCGGACGAAACTCGAGCAGGCCCGGCGACGTGGCAAGAAGGTGGTCGTGTACGTCGACCGGCTCGGCGGGGCCGAGTACTACCTGGCCTCCGTGGCGGACCGGGTGATCATGGATCCCAGGGGCATGCTGGTGATGCCCGGCGTCCAGGTCTCCCGGACGTATCTCAAGGGAACGCTCGAGAAGCTCGGCCTGGGCTTCGAGGAGTGGCGCTATCACCGCTACAAGTCCGCGCTCGAAGCGCTCTCGCGAACGGACATGTCGCCCGCCGACCGGGAGCAGAACCAGGCGCTGGTGGATGCGGTGTACGACGAGGTCGCGTCGGCGGTCGTGTCCGCAGGGCGAGCGGTCTCGCGGGACGCCTTCGACCGCGTGGTGGACGAGGAGCCGCTCCTGACCGCGAAGCGGCTCCAGGAGCTCCGATGGGTGGACGCGATCGGGCGGGGCGACGACCTCCGCGCGGCCGCGAAGACGCTGGGACGGTCCCGGGCGCAGTTCCTCTCCGCGGGCACGCTCGAGGCGCTTCGCCGGCAGCCCGACGAGCGGTGGGGACCCGAGCCGACCGTGGCGGTCGTGTACGCGACCGGCGTGTGCGCGATGGACGAGGGGATCAAGGGGCGCGCCACCTCGAAGGAGCTCCGCAAGTACCGCAAGGACCGCCGCGTGAAGGCCGTCGTGATCCGCGCCGACTCGCCGGGCGGCGACCCGCTCGCTTCCGATCTCGTCGCGGGCGAGATCCGCGCGCTCCGCAAGGCCGGGAAGACGGTCATCGTGAGCCAGGGCCGCGTCGCCGCGAGCGCTGGCTACTGGATCAGCATGGACGCGGACACGATCCTGACCACCCCGTTCACGGTCACGGGCTCGATCGGCGTGATCGGGGGCTGGGTCTGGAACAAGGGCTTCGGGGACAAGCACGGGATGACCTCGGACCACGTCCAGCGCGGGAAGAGCGCGGACCTGATGGGCGGTCTCCGGATTCCCCTCCTCGGAGCGAAGCTCCCGGAACGGAACCTGACGGCGTCCGAACGGGAGCAGATACGCGGCCTCTTCACGGATCTCTACGACGAGTTCGTCACGCACGTCTCGTCGGCGCGCCAGATTCCCGAGGCACGCGTGCGCGAGATCGCCGAGGGACGGGTCTACATGGGCCGCGAGGCGATCCGGCTCGATCTCGCGGACCGGCTCGGCGGGCTCGACGACGCGATCGAGGCGGCCCGTATCCGGGAGGGGATCCCTTCCCGCGAGGACATGGTCGTGACGCAGTACCCGAAGCCGGGTCTCTTCCGGCTCCCGTCCTTCCTGGCCGGCATGTTCGACGGCCGCGAAGAGACCATGGAGACGGGGCTGCCGGTGACGTACGAGACCCAAGT
This window encodes:
- the glgP gene encoding alpha-glucan family phosphorylase; protein product: MTPLPAMPRGLERLADLAANLWWSWHSEARDLFRSLDDTLWRRTRHNPLRFLREIEPERLEAAASDPDIRRRYEGVMRAFDHALRGRTHWCGEKHPDIAEGCVAYFSAEYGLHNSLPLYAGGLGVLAGDVAKEASDLGIPLVGIGYMYPLGYFRQHVNAQGRQEEVYEKIDRDLAPVFPARDRIGNPLRIQLTLPDRTLHIAVWSVFIGRTVLYLMDTELDENAPADRELTGRLYGGDQNARVLQEIVLGVGGVRVLRALGIEPAVWHGNEGHTAMMMLERVREKLAAGVEFDRAVENVRATTVFTTHTPVAAGHDAFSFDLVRGYFKSIEGYGEPLDPHRERLFGLASHPAPWGNAFNMTALALRLSAHANAVSRKHGEVSRAMWTSLFPERTPEETPIRSVTNGVHVPTWTAGEMDRLFRKHIAENWLERHDDPKLWERVAKIPDDVLWETRRRLKAGLFHFLHDRIRQRWAAHDLEADQAVAFGSLLEPDALTLGFARRFASYKRATLILRDPDRLRAILDDLRRPVQIVFAGKAHPADEGGKDLLQAVYRAARDPALAGRIALLEDYDMHAAHWLVQGVDVWLNNPRPPLEASGTSGMKAGLNGVPSLSVLDGWWIEGYDETNGWAFGGAADGDEGDARDANELYEVLEKRIVPLYYDRGPDGIPRGWLPFVRRIMQTTIPMFAARRMMKDYVTHMYAPAAVPAPSETKTRA
- a CDS encoding S49 family peptidase, whose amino-acid sequence is MKRARRQRLGVPALVAALAAAGVFVFPGPRALAWEGLAPYSEESSILATTPSTDDGAIGAIFNPAQWGVLERGEMSFFWSDENVRPNHMDNWGLSFGEGLGVSVRRRDARTPEGFADVTDWQIGMGSGTGDTYGGFAFGFSGPGKAAFQRENFLSFGSITRPASWLTYGTDIRFALSGGDIDGVADIGIRPLGDPRLLLFGDYSLSRGDRLDDGPLSGGVAIRPIPGLEAAARWREDDRVQVTFGINLQRTAFRAAPQYTSGDLGSTNYAIRFNPPQRGFDLDGRLNRNRRWIEMGLKGHPVYQAYRFGDKEAVPLLPLLERMQFAIDDPTVGGFIVDLSGYDANASMSFEIRTKLEQARRRGKKVVVYVDRLGGAEYYLASVADRVIMDPRGMLVMPGVQVSRTYLKGTLEKLGLGFEEWRYHRYKSALEALSRTDMSPADREQNQALVDAVYDEVASAVVSAGRAVSRDAFDRVVDEEPLLTAKRLQELRWVDAIGRGDDLRAAAKTLGRSRAQFLSAGTLEALRRQPDERWGPEPTVAVVYATGVCAMDEGIKGRATSKELRKYRKDRRVKAVVIRADSPGGDPLASDLVAGEIRALRKAGKTVIVSQGRVAASAGYWISMDADTILTTPFTVTGSIGVIGGWVWNKGFGDKHGMTSDHVQRGKSADLMGGLRIPLLGAKLPERNLTASEREQIRGLFTDLYDEFVTHVSSARQIPEARVREIAEGRVYMGREAIRLDLADRLGGLDDAIEAARIREGIPSREDMVVTQYPKPGLFRLPSFLAGMFDGREETMETGLPVTYETQVLQQLIDRPGEPLLLAPATLLPGEVEAGR